One stretch of Alkalinema sp. FACHB-956 DNA includes these proteins:
- the mreD gene encoding rod shape-determining protein MreD, producing the protein MEQSSLARWGVICAGTAFSVFVCLMLSPTRWPGMTLAGIGPNWLLIWVVAWSLKRNVWSAISAGMALGFLQDAMTELHPSHAVSLVVVGLLTARLQKQRYLQEDFISVALIVFGMAVVAETVTAIQFSLLGTRSLLEIWKHHQLIALSSAILSSLWAPVIYFPLNRWWQWVGIQPE; encoded by the coding sequence ATGGAACAAAGTTCCTTAGCACGGTGGGGCGTCATTTGCGCCGGGACAGCCTTCTCCGTCTTTGTCTGCTTGATGCTGTCGCCCACCCGTTGGCCTGGTATGACCTTAGCGGGAATTGGCCCCAATTGGTTGCTGATTTGGGTGGTGGCTTGGAGCCTGAAACGAAATGTCTGGTCGGCGATCTCGGCGGGGATGGCCCTCGGTTTTTTGCAGGATGCCATGACCGAATTACACCCCAGCCATGCCGTAAGTTTAGTCGTCGTCGGTCTATTAACGGCTCGATTACAAAAACAGCGCTATCTCCAAGAAGATTTTATTTCTGTGGCGCTGATCGTCTTTGGCATGGCGGTAGTCGCTGAAACGGTCACTGCGATTCAGTTCAGCCTCTTGGGGACCCGATCGCTTCTAGAAATCTGGAAACACCATCAGTTGATTGCCCTCAGTTCCGCCATTCTCAGCAGTTTGTGGGCTCCGGTCATCTATTTCCCGCTGAACCGTTGGTGGCAATGGGTGGGGATTCAGCCAGAGTAG
- a CDS encoding ABC transporter ATP-binding protein, with product MARSRLQQLGTYLQPHWKQAAGGIFALFIVNALSIYIPLQIRDAIRELRITFQFDRVLFYAAIVLVLASVMWAIRMTSRMLLFGVGRQVEFDLKQRIFNHLLRMEPAYFSTNTIGDLINRATSDVDNVRRLLGFAILSLANTIFAYSMTLPAMLQINVKLSLLALAIYPVMLFVVNLFSNKLRAQQGEVQERLSDLSELIQEDMSGISLIKIYAQEENERKAFESLNDRLFGANLNLAKTRTTLFPILSGLAYGSSLILLWFGGPAIQRGELNIEDLIALFIFVEKLVFPTALMGFTITAYQRGEVSIDRIEAILSVEPNIKDAPEAKAIPLEQIRGHLQARNLSYNYATAEGPSIAALKHITFEIQPGETVAIVGAIGSGKSTLANAIPRLLNIAPGQLFLDGMDITQMRLQDLRGAISYVPQDSFLFSTSIRNNIAYGVPTATDLEIEQAAKEAQIHPEILNFPQHYDTLVGERGITLSGGQRQRTALARALLVDSPILILDDALSSVDNQTATQILTNLSEGTRRKTVIFISHQLSAAAMADRIFVMDQGEIQQMGNHETLLATPGLYQTLWNQQQLVAVVEA from the coding sequence ATGGCGCGATCGCGGCTACAACAACTGGGTACCTACCTCCAGCCCCACTGGAAACAAGCAGCAGGCGGTATTTTCGCCCTCTTTATTGTCAATGCCCTCAGTATTTACATTCCCCTGCAAATTCGTGATGCTATTCGTGAACTGCGCATCACCTTCCAGTTCGATCGGGTGTTGTTCTATGCCGCGATCGTTTTGGTCTTAGCGTCTGTCATGTGGGCGATTCGGATGACGTCGCGGATGCTGCTGTTTGGGGTGGGTCGCCAGGTGGAGTTTGACCTAAAACAGCGCATTTTCAATCACTTGCTACGCATGGAACCGGCGTATTTTTCCACCAATACGATCGGGGATCTGATCAACCGGGCTACGAGTGATGTAGATAACGTACGGCGCTTGCTGGGCTTTGCCATTTTAAGCTTGGCCAATACCATCTTTGCCTACAGCATGACCTTGCCTGCGATGCTACAAATCAACGTCAAATTGAGTTTACTGGCGTTGGCGATCTATCCCGTCATGTTGTTTGTGGTGAATCTATTCAGCAACAAACTCCGTGCCCAGCAAGGGGAGGTGCAAGAACGGCTCTCGGATCTGAGTGAACTGATCCAAGAGGACATGAGTGGCATTTCCCTCATCAAAATTTATGCCCAGGAGGAAAATGAGCGTAAAGCCTTTGAATCCTTGAACGATCGCCTCTTTGGGGCCAACCTCAACTTAGCGAAAACCCGCACGACCCTGTTTCCCATCTTGTCGGGCTTGGCCTACGGGAGCAGTCTGATTTTGCTCTGGTTTGGGGGGCCTGCCATTCAGCGGGGCGAGTTAAACATTGAAGATCTGATTGCCCTATTTATCTTTGTGGAAAAGCTAGTCTTTCCCACGGCGCTCATGGGCTTCACCATTACGGCCTACCAGCGGGGGGAAGTCAGTATCGATCGCATTGAAGCGATTCTGTCCGTGGAACCCAACATTAAAGATGCACCGGAGGCCAAGGCGATTCCCCTGGAGCAGATTCGAGGCCACTTGCAGGCCCGCAATTTGAGCTACAACTACGCTACGGCGGAGGGCCCCTCGATCGCGGCTCTGAAGCACATCACCTTTGAAATCCAACCGGGGGAAACCGTGGCGATCGTAGGGGCGATCGGATCCGGAAAATCCACCCTCGCCAATGCCATTCCCCGGCTACTGAATATTGCCCCCGGCCAATTATTTCTGGATGGGATGGACATTACCCAGATGCGCCTTCAGGATTTGCGCGGGGCCATTTCCTACGTGCCGCAAGACAGCTTCCTGTTTAGCACCTCCATTCGCAATAACATTGCCTACGGGGTCCCTACTGCCACGGATTTAGAAATTGAACAGGCGGCCAAGGAGGCGCAAATTCATCCAGAAATCCTGAATTTCCCCCAGCATTACGATACCTTGGTGGGAGAACGGGGGATTACGCTGTCCGGCGGTCAACGGCAACGCACAGCCTTAGCGAGAGCCTTACTGGTGGACTCGCCTATTCTGATTTTGGATGATGCCCTGTCCAGCGTAGACAACCAAACAGCGACGCAAATTTTGACCAATCTCTCGGAAGGCACCCGCCGCAAAACGGTAATTTTTATTTCCCATCAGTTATCCGCCGCCGCCATGGCCGATCGGATTTTTGTGATGGATCAGGGGGAAATTCAACAGATGGGCAACCACGAAACCTTGCTGGCCACGCCGGGGTTGTATCAAACCCTGTGGAATCAGCAGCAACTGGTGGCGGTTGTAGAAGCCTAA
- a CDS encoding TRAP transporter small permease subunit: MRSLQRWWRTAPPKLLPLSRAIDRLNQQIGQGVLWLVLVMVGLGVWNVIGRYLGRAIGQNLTSNAFIESQWYTFDILFLLGSAYALLHDEHVRVDIFYTHWSPRKKAIANLIGSLVYLLPFCGLVAWFSWGSVVESWAIWEGSPDPGGLPRYPIKALILVSCLLLFLQGISEAIKNWAILTGDRGAQPESHESEI, from the coding sequence TTGAGATCACTCCAACGATGGTGGCGGACAGCCCCGCCCAAGTTACTGCCCCTTTCCCGTGCTATCGATCGCCTGAATCAGCAAATCGGGCAAGGTGTTCTATGGTTAGTTCTGGTGATGGTGGGGTTAGGGGTTTGGAATGTCATTGGACGCTATCTTGGGCGGGCGATCGGGCAAAACCTGACCTCCAATGCCTTCATTGAAAGCCAGTGGTATACCTTTGATATTCTGTTTCTCCTGGGTTCGGCCTATGCGCTGCTCCATGATGAACATGTGCGGGTGGATATTTTCTACACCCATTGGAGCCCGCGCAAAAAGGCGATCGCCAATCTCATCGGTTCCCTCGTTTATCTCCTGCCCTTCTGCGGTTTGGTCGCTTGGTTTTCCTGGGGATCCGTGGTGGAATCCTGGGCCATCTGGGAAGGATCGCCCGATCCCGGTGGATTACCCCGCTACCCGATCAAAGCGCTGATTTTAGTCAGTTGTTTGCTGTTATTTCTCCAAGGCATTTCCGAAGCCATTAAAAATTGGGCCATTCTGACGGGCGATCGGGGGGCCCAGCCAGAATCCCATGAATCGGAAATTTAG
- a CDS encoding TRAP transporter large permease subunit gives MEIDTEWLGPGMFAGALVMLSLGYPVAFSLGAVAILFGWVGISLGVFDWSLFTAMPQRIFGTMSNYTLLAIPYFIFMGAMLEKTGMAERLLETVGILLGRLRGGLALAVVIVGALLAATTGVVAATVVAMGMISLPIMLRYGYNKQLATGVIAASGTLGQIIPPSVVLVVLGDQLGVSVGDLFVGSVIPGLMMAGAFAMHVLLVGFFRPDMAPALPEEVRSIGKKALGKQVMQAMVPPLVLILLVLGSIFFGVATPTEAGAVGSFGAMILAFFNRQLTLTAIKQVCDITLRTTAMVVFILFGSTLFSLVFRGLEGDQFMHHVLSNLPGAEVGFLFVSMAVVFILGFFIDFFEIAFIVVPLFVPVLNTLYRQKFERMGLEPSAIDASLTQIRIWYGVVLGANLQTSFLSPPFGFALFYLRGVVPPEVLTTDIYKGVIPFILLQLLVLVLIIVFPQLVHFLPSLSNAS, from the coding sequence ATTGAAATTGATACTGAATGGCTTGGCCCTGGCATGTTTGCGGGTGCACTAGTCATGTTGTCCTTGGGATATCCGGTAGCATTTTCCCTGGGGGCCGTAGCTATCCTGTTTGGCTGGGTGGGCATCAGTTTAGGGGTCTTTGACTGGAGCCTCTTTACGGCCATGCCCCAACGGATTTTTGGCACCATGTCCAACTATACGCTGCTAGCGATTCCCTACTTTATTTTCATGGGAGCCATGCTAGAGAAAACGGGCATGGCCGAGCGGTTATTGGAAACCGTGGGCATTTTGCTAGGGCGGTTGCGGGGTGGGTTAGCCCTGGCCGTTGTGATTGTCGGGGCATTGCTCGCCGCGACTACAGGAGTTGTAGCGGCAACGGTTGTGGCAATGGGAATGATTTCACTGCCGATCATGCTGCGGTATGGCTACAATAAGCAGTTGGCCACGGGGGTCATTGCGGCATCGGGAACGCTGGGACAAATCATTCCCCCCAGTGTTGTCTTAGTCGTGTTGGGCGATCAGCTCGGGGTTTCCGTTGGTGATTTATTTGTCGGCTCGGTGATTCCTGGCCTCATGATGGCCGGAGCCTTTGCAATGCATGTGTTGCTCGTGGGATTTTTCCGACCGGACATGGCTCCTGCATTGCCGGAGGAAGTGCGATCGATCGGGAAAAAAGCCCTGGGAAAACAGGTGATGCAGGCAATGGTGCCGCCCCTGGTTCTGATCCTATTGGTTCTTGGCAGTATTTTCTTTGGCGTTGCCACCCCGACGGAAGCCGGTGCAGTCGGGTCCTTTGGCGCAATGATTCTGGCGTTTTTTAATCGCCAACTGACCCTAACCGCCATCAAACAAGTTTGCGATATCACCCTCCGGACGACGGCAATGGTGGTGTTTATTCTGTTTGGGTCAACCCTGTTCAGCTTGGTTTTTCGGGGATTGGAAGGCGATCAGTTCATGCACCATGTTCTGTCCAATCTACCGGGTGCCGAGGTTGGCTTTTTATTCGTCAGTATGGCTGTGGTGTTTATCCTCGGCTTTTTTATTGACTTTTTTGAAATTGCCTTTATTGTTGTGCCGTTGTTCGTCCCCGTGTTGAACACGCTCTATCGCCAAAAGTTTGAGCGGATGGGCTTGGAACCGAGTGCGATCGACGCTTCCTTAACCCAAATTCGGATTTGGTATGGCGTGGTGTTGGGGGCCAATCTACAGACTTCCTTTCTCTCTCCTCCCTTTGGATTTGCGCTATTTTATTTAAGAGGCGTTGTTCCTCCTGAAGTTTTAACTACGGATATTTACAAAGGTGTGATTCCATTTATTTTGTTGCAGTTGTTGGTTTTGGTGTTAATTATTGTATTTCCACAACTTGTCCATTTCTTGCCTTCTCTGTCCAATGCCAGTTGA
- the thrC gene encoding threonine synthase: MTLSLSANESSLRQPVAQTWNGLIDAYRRYLPVTDSTPIVSLCEGNTPLIPVPTIAAEIGRGVQVYVKYDGLNPTGSFKDRGMTMAITKAKEAGAKAVICASTGNTSAAAAAYARRGGLRAFVLIPDGYVALGKLAQALLYGAEVLAIQGNFDRALEIVREMSETYPVTLVNSVNPYRLQGQKTAAFEVVDVLGDAPDWLCIPVGNAGNITAYWMGFNEYQAEGRCSKLPKMMGFQAAGSAPLVTGEVVKHPETLATAIRIGNPANWDKAIGVQQASGGGFNAVTDDEIIAAYRKLGGDEGIFCEPASAASVAGLLKCKDQVPAGATVVCVLTGNGLKDPDSAIKFSENNFHQGIAPNLQDVAKVMGF; this comes from the coding sequence GTGACCCTAAGCCTGTCTGCCAATGAATCCAGTTTGCGTCAACCTGTCGCCCAAACCTGGAATGGGTTGATTGATGCCTATCGGCGCTATCTTCCTGTGACAGATTCGACGCCGATCGTCAGCTTGTGCGAGGGAAATACTCCCTTGATCCCAGTGCCCACGATCGCCGCAGAAATTGGCCGCGGGGTTCAGGTCTATGTCAAATATGACGGTCTCAACCCCACCGGAAGTTTCAAGGATCGGGGGATGACCATGGCGATTACCAAGGCCAAGGAAGCTGGAGCCAAAGCTGTCATCTGTGCCAGTACAGGGAATACCTCCGCTGCGGCTGCCGCCTATGCCCGTCGGGGCGGACTGCGAGCCTTTGTCTTGATTCCCGATGGCTATGTTGCGCTGGGTAAGCTAGCCCAAGCCCTGCTCTACGGTGCAGAAGTTCTTGCCATCCAAGGCAACTTCGATCGGGCCTTGGAAATCGTGCGGGAAATGTCGGAAACCTATCCCGTCACCCTGGTGAACTCCGTCAACCCCTACCGCCTACAAGGCCAAAAAACAGCGGCCTTTGAAGTGGTGGATGTCCTGGGGGATGCCCCCGATTGGCTCTGCATTCCCGTGGGCAATGCGGGCAATATTACGGCCTACTGGATGGGCTTCAATGAGTACCAGGCTGAAGGACGCTGCTCCAAACTGCCGAAAATGATGGGCTTCCAAGCAGCCGGATCCGCACCGTTAGTCACTGGTGAAGTGGTGAAACACCCGGAAACCTTGGCAACGGCGATTCGCATTGGCAACCCGGCCAACTGGGATAAGGCGATCGGGGTACAGCAGGCCAGTGGCGGTGGGTTCAATGCCGTCACCGACGATGAAATTATCGCCGCCTACCGCAAGCTGGGGGGCGATGAAGGGATTTTCTGTGAACCCGCCAGTGCGGCTTCCGTGGCAGGCTTGCTGAAGTGTAAAGACCAAGTGCCTGCGGGGGCGACGGTGGTCTGCGTTCTGACTGGTAATGGCCTGAAGGATCCCGACTCTGCAATTAAGTTCAGCGAAAATAATTTCCACCAAGGCATTGCGCCGAACTTGCAGGACGTGGCGAAGGTCATGGGCTTCTAG
- the petJ gene encoding cytochrome c6 PetJ codes for MPKLLPVNRWIAPLRPFLTPLGITPILLCLLILCLWIGIATPALAIDLDQGQQVFSLHCAGCHEGGGNIVRRGKTLKLKALEKNQVATLDAVIALVTNGKANMSAYADRLTPEEIENVAAYVLDQAQKNWK; via the coding sequence ATGCCCAAACTCCTGCCTGTCAACCGCTGGATCGCGCCCCTACGACCATTCCTGACGCCCCTGGGCATAACCCCGATTCTGCTGTGCCTGTTGATCCTGTGCCTGTGGATAGGCATTGCAACGCCCGCCCTCGCGATCGATCTTGACCAAGGCCAACAGGTCTTTTCCCTACACTGTGCTGGCTGCCACGAGGGGGGCGGCAACATTGTTCGGCGGGGCAAGACGCTGAAACTGAAAGCACTGGAGAAGAATCAAGTCGCCACCCTTGACGCTGTTATTGCCTTGGTGACGAATGGAAAGGCTAACATGTCCGCCTACGCCGATCGCCTGACTCCAGAGGAAATTGAGAATGTGGCAGCCTATGTCTTAGATCAGGCTCAAAAAAACTGGAAGTGA
- a CDS encoding Uma2 family endonuclease, which produces MVNLLPTPPHPIPDTWVTTTWEAFLTASENAEQNKTRCYYDSGWMRIETIGVGSGHSQDNTLLSQVVSFYGLVKNLPVKSFTNGSFRRTGEQECQPDLAFYLGTAIPNPFPPKNTEVIEVDRYGAPTLVIEIASTSLNDDLGRKRLLYERLGVAEYWIVDVLGRIIFAFTIADRGSRQIQVSQVLPGLSFSTIESALQRNQTEDDTEVSRWLMQEFTAI; this is translated from the coding sequence ATGGTCAACCTCCTGCCCACTCCACCCCATCCCATTCCAGACACCTGGGTCACCACAACCTGGGAAGCTTTTCTCACCGCTTCAGAAAACGCAGAACAGAACAAAACCCGCTGCTACTACGATTCCGGCTGGATGAGGATCGAAACCATAGGCGTTGGATCGGGCCACAGTCAAGACAACACCCTCCTGTCCCAAGTCGTCAGCTTCTACGGTCTCGTCAAAAATCTCCCCGTCAAAAGCTTCACCAACGGCAGCTTTCGTCGCACCGGAGAACAGGAATGTCAGCCAGATCTCGCCTTCTACCTCGGAACCGCCATTCCCAACCCCTTTCCCCCAAAAAACACCGAAGTCATTGAAGTCGATCGTTATGGTGCCCCCACCCTGGTGATCGAAATTGCATCCACCAGCTTGAACGACGATCTAGGACGTAAGCGATTACTGTATGAACGATTAGGCGTTGCTGAATATTGGATCGTTGACGTTTTAGGTAGAATCATTTTTGCATTCACGATCGCCGATCGGGGTAGTCGGCAAATCCAAGTCTCACAGGTGCTACCCGGCTTATCCTTCAGCACGATCGAATCGGCCCTCCAGCGCAACCAAACTGAAGACGACACTGAAGTGAGTCGTTGGCTCATGCAGGAATTCACCGCGATCTAG
- a CDS encoding ABC transporter permease — MVTLTPIAQNSTPREHTYLQPSVFWSIRQGFPKRLSLLIVTLALAVPLLAWAIVSYAGLVPPMFLPTPTAVLQAGMTMFAENNLLVDVLASSGRVLAGFLVAALIGVPMGIAMGTFYSMDSLFAPIVGTVRYMPVTAFVPLIIIWLGLGEASKVLIIMLGVVLYNAIMIADAVKFIPNDMINVAYTLGGSRRDVLLQVIIPAAFPSVLDTLRVNISGAWNFLVIAELVAAQSGLGFKIIQAQRFLQTDKVLFCIILIGLIGLVIDYGLKSLSQKLTPWADQTRH, encoded by the coding sequence ATGGTTACCCTCACCCCGATCGCGCAAAATAGCACGCCCCGAGAACATACCTATTTACAGCCCTCCGTGTTCTGGAGCATTCGTCAGGGCTTTCCCAAACGATTGTCGCTGCTAATTGTGACGCTGGCGCTGGCTGTGCCGTTGCTGGCTTGGGCGATCGTCAGTTATGCCGGATTGGTGCCGCCGATGTTTCTGCCGACACCAACGGCAGTGCTGCAAGCGGGGATGACCATGTTTGCAGAAAATAATTTACTTGTGGATGTGTTGGCGAGTAGTGGTCGGGTTTTGGCGGGGTTTCTGGTGGCGGCGCTGATTGGGGTGCCGATGGGCATTGCCATGGGGACGTTCTACAGCATGGATAGCTTGTTTGCCCCGATCGTGGGTACGGTGCGTTACATGCCCGTGACGGCGTTTGTTCCTCTGATTATTATCTGGCTGGGGTTGGGGGAGGCTTCTAAGGTATTAATCATTATGTTGGGGGTGGTGTTGTACAACGCCATCATGATTGCGGATGCGGTTAAGTTTATTCCCAATGACATGATCAATGTGGCCTATACGTTAGGTGGCAGTCGTCGAGATGTTTTATTGCAGGTGATTATTCCAGCGGCGTTTCCCAGTGTGTTGGATACTTTGCGGGTGAATATTTCGGGGGCTTGGAATTTCCTGGTGATTGCGGAGTTGGTGGCGGCGCAGAGTGGCCTTGGGTTCAAGATTATTCAGGCACAACGGTTTCTGCAAACGGATAAGGTGTTGTTTTGCATTATTTTGATTGGTTTGATTGGTTTGGTGATTGACTACGGGTTGAAGTCTCTCTCGCAGAAGCTCACGCCTTGGGCTGATCAAACGCGACATTAA
- the glnT gene encoding type III glutamate--ammonia ligase yields MAETLTPELQTLKSSLEAKGVKYALASFVDLHGMCKAKAVPLSHLGQMMAGSELFTGAALDGVPQDVSDEEVSARPDPQSATILPWNPEVAWFASDLYLKGQPFAACCRGILKSVLDDAARMGFTFNLGIETEFFILKETPEGEVIPVSDRDTLAKPCYDLQGLLDNYTWVTEIVEAMNQLGWDVYSFDHEDANGQFETDFAYCDALQMSDRITFFRLMVKEIARKHGYFATFMPKPFGNRSGSGAHYNMSLADINTGENLFYNADDPRGCQLSPLGYQFIAGILRHAPAICAVIAPTVNSYKRLVARGSMSGFTWAPVYMCYGNNNRTNMLRIPLAGGRVECRAADISSNLYLGAAMLLAAGLEGIREQLDPGEPHTENMYTHSLETLAQMGIHCLPRTLGEAIAAFAQDPLSQKVMGDLMYQSYVDYKTQEWQEYHNHISDWERQRYLKFF; encoded by the coding sequence ATGGCTGAAACCCTTACTCCAGAACTGCAAACCCTGAAATCCTCCCTAGAAGCAAAGGGCGTCAAGTATGCCCTAGCCAGTTTTGTCGATCTCCATGGTATGTGCAAAGCCAAAGCGGTGCCCCTGTCTCACCTGGGACAAATGATGGCGGGGTCGGAACTGTTCACGGGTGCAGCCTTGGATGGGGTGCCCCAGGATGTGAGTGATGAGGAAGTTTCTGCCCGACCCGATCCCCAATCTGCGACCATTCTGCCGTGGAATCCGGAGGTCGCTTGGTTCGCGAGTGATCTCTATCTGAAAGGCCAACCCTTTGCTGCTTGCTGTCGAGGTATTCTGAAATCCGTGCTGGATGATGCGGCTCGCATGGGATTTACGTTTAATTTGGGAATTGAAACGGAGTTTTTTATTCTCAAGGAAACCCCTGAGGGTGAGGTGATTCCCGTCAGCGATCGCGATACCTTGGCCAAACCCTGTTATGACCTGCAAGGCTTGCTGGATAACTACACCTGGGTGACGGAAATCGTGGAGGCGATGAATCAACTGGGCTGGGATGTCTATTCCTTTGACCATGAGGATGCCAACGGTCAGTTTGAAACGGATTTTGCCTACTGCGATGCGTTGCAAATGAGCGATCGCATTACGTTTTTTCGCTTGATGGTTAAGGAGATTGCCCGCAAGCATGGCTACTTTGCCACGTTTATGCCCAAACCCTTTGGCAATCGTTCTGGCAGCGGTGCCCACTACAATATGTCCCTCGCAGACATCAACACGGGGGAGAATCTTTTTTACAACGCAGACGATCCACGGGGTTGTCAGCTATCGCCATTGGGCTATCAATTCATTGCGGGCATCCTGCGCCACGCCCCTGCCATCTGTGCGGTGATTGCGCCGACGGTCAATAGTTACAAACGACTGGTGGCGCGGGGCAGTATGTCGGGCTTTACCTGGGCTCCGGTCTACATGTGCTATGGCAATAACAACCGTACCAATATGCTGCGCATTCCCCTAGCAGGCGGGCGGGTGGAATGCCGAGCGGCGGATATTTCCAGCAATCTTTACCTAGGGGCGGCCATGCTGTTGGCGGCGGGTTTGGAGGGGATTCGGGAGCAACTTGATCCCGGTGAACCCCATACGGAAAACATGTATACCCATTCGTTGGAAACCCTGGCCCAGATGGGGATTCATTGTCTACCGCGCACCTTGGGCGAGGCGATCGCGGCTTTTGCTCAGGATCCCCTCAGCCAAAAAGTTATGGGGGATTTGATGTACCAATCCTATGTGGACTACAAAACCCAGGAATGGCAAGAGTATCACAATCACATTTCTGATTGGGAACGGCAACGCTATTTAAAGTTTTTCTAA
- a CDS encoding ABC transporter substrate-binding protein, with protein MIKFLPSPLSKAWSLSKAWSMVGLALASLFLTVACAGQNANQPAPLVSGTNNWVGYTGHHIAVGKGFFKEQKVNVQDVFFTSESDQQTAFLAKKLDIAWFTSGTAVQVAAKDPSAKIVYLIDYSNGGDGIIGRGIKSPQDAKGKTIAREDILFEKVLLRAYLNKGGLTENDVSIKSMPAADAATAFAGKQVDIAVSYEPYLRKAAQQGGGEVIFSTENTNLIADVVMVHGNILQERKADLQAYFKAVDQAVKLAVAADPEAMKITGEKLGISGDEVKEQLKLLKLFDVEGNKTVGFNPANPQNIKGNLELNAKAAYDFKMIPSPLQADQLYDDSIVKSL; from the coding sequence ATGATTAAATTTTTGCCATCTCCGCTTTCCAAAGCTTGGTCACTTTCCAAAGCTTGGTCAATGGTGGGCCTAGCGTTGGCTTCTCTCTTTCTCACCGTTGCCTGTGCAGGGCAAAACGCCAACCAACCGGCTCCCCTGGTTTCCGGAACGAACAACTGGGTCGGCTATACCGGGCACCACATTGCCGTGGGCAAAGGCTTTTTTAAGGAACAAAAGGTCAATGTCCAAGACGTTTTCTTCACCAGTGAAAGCGATCAGCAGACGGCTTTTCTCGCTAAAAAGCTCGACATTGCTTGGTTTACCTCCGGGACGGCTGTTCAAGTTGCCGCTAAGGATCCCAGTGCAAAGATCGTCTATCTGATTGATTATTCCAATGGGGGCGATGGCATTATTGGTCGCGGCATTAAATCGCCCCAGGATGCCAAAGGCAAAACGATCGCGCGGGAAGATATCCTGTTTGAAAAGGTGTTGCTGCGAGCCTACTTAAACAAAGGGGGCTTGACGGAAAATGATGTCAGCATTAAAAGTATGCCCGCTGCCGATGCTGCCACTGCCTTTGCTGGGAAACAAGTGGATATCGCTGTGAGCTATGAACCCTACCTGCGCAAGGCGGCCCAACAGGGCGGAGGGGAAGTGATTTTCTCAACGGAGAACACAAACTTGATCGCTGACGTGGTGATGGTGCATGGCAATATTTTGCAGGAGCGTAAAGCCGATCTACAAGCCTATTTCAAAGCCGTTGACCAAGCCGTGAAACTGGCGGTAGCAGCCGATCCCGAAGCCATGAAGATCACTGGGGAAAAGCTGGGAATTTCTGGGGATGAAGTGAAGGAGCAATTGAAACTGCTCAAGTTATTTGATGTGGAGGGCAATAAGACGGTGGGTTTCAATCCAGCCAATCCGCAAAACATTAAAGGTAATTTAGAACTCAACGCCAAGGCGGCCTACGATTTCAAAATGATTCCCAGTCCGTTGCAAGCGGATCAACTCTACGACGATTCGATCGTGAAATCACTGTGA
- a CDS encoding ABC transporter ATP-binding protein, whose product MMTEYAPPISRNDTIAKLSVQQVCKHYKSRGKAADNAVTVLDDINFSIQPRELICLVGSSGCGKSTLLNIIAGLTPPSSGEVYVDGQVVTGRPGSDRGMVFQGYTLYPWLTVAQNVAFGLKLRKIPKAEQRERVQYFLEVVGLSDYTHAYPKQLSGGMKQRVAIARALANEPALLLMDEPFGALDAQTKEQMQQFLLELWEKTHVTILMITHDVEEAIYLAQRVYVMRARPGRIHAEIPVPFPEHRELDIKLSSDFVRIKRQVLQALRDD is encoded by the coding sequence ATGATGACAGAATATGCTCCGCCGATTTCCCGCAATGACACGATCGCGAAACTCTCCGTGCAACAGGTCTGCAAACACTACAAGAGCCGGGGCAAAGCGGCGGATAATGCCGTCACCGTTTTGGATGACATTAACTTCTCCATTCAACCCCGTGAATTAATTTGCCTTGTAGGTTCCTCCGGTTGTGGAAAATCCACGCTCCTGAATATCATTGCAGGGCTGACCCCGCCCTCCTCCGGCGAAGTATATGTCGATGGCCAAGTGGTTACAGGACGACCGGGGTCCGATCGGGGTATGGTTTTTCAAGGGTATACCCTCTATCCTTGGTTAACCGTGGCGCAAAATGTGGCCTTTGGGTTGAAACTGCGCAAAATCCCCAAGGCTGAGCAGCGGGAACGGGTGCAGTATTTTCTAGAGGTTGTCGGACTGAGTGATTACACCCATGCCTATCCGAAGCAACTGTCGGGTGGGATGAAACAGCGCGTCGCGATCGCCCGTGCCCTCGCCAATGAACCAGCCTTGCTGTTAATGGATGAACCCTTTGGTGCGTTGGATGCCCAAACCAAGGAACAAATGCAGCAGTTTTTGCTAGAGCTGTGGGAGAAAACCCATGTGACGATTTTGATGATTACCCATGATGTGGAGGAAGCGATTTACCTAGCGCAACGGGTCTACGTCATGCGAGCCCGTCCCGGCAGAATTCACGCGGAAATTCCAGTGCCTTTTCCGGAACATCGTGAATTAGACATCAAACTTTCCAGCGATTTTGTTCGCATTAAACGGCAAGTCCTCCAGGCTTTACGGGATGATTAA